The genomic stretch ACCCACCTTGGTACTCATCAATCGCACTTCTGTGATGGCATCACATAAAAGCCAATATTGCTAATTCTAATCCGATCAACGCCAATGAAAATTCTGCCCTGGATTaagcaggtgtacctaacaGAGTGACCACTGAGTGAAATGGAGTggggcttttatttttaaaagagaGACTTATCATCTCTATTCTGACAGTCACAGAGAAAAAAGTGAGGAAAATAACACTCCGTTTGTCTTGGATTGCATGAGTGTGTACCAGAAGGCTTCCTATTGGTTGCTTTGCCCTCCTTCTGTCCATCAGCTGTCAAGTCTCCTTTTCATGCTGGACCACttggacaaagaaaaaaaacttgcacaaaCTTGTCATTGTGTCCTCAACGAGCCATCACACGACCATTTGTGAATGTATCACAGAGGCAACACCTTGCTTTGCCTGTTGATCCTGCCGCTGCAGGAGATCAGCTGGCTCCTCCTGGTCACGGGCGTCATGCTGATGCTGACCCCAGTGGAGGAGCCATGGGGAATGTAGCGACCGCAGGACAACATCTCCAGTGTTGCATCCCGAAACTGTCAGCACAGGGTCGAAAGTACAAAAGTTACTAAACAATCTTCCATATATGACTCAAAATGCCGTAATATGCATGACGAAACGAGCTGCAGTGAGAGAGTTCAATCGCGacagtgaatggagtgaggttccccaggctgGCAAGTTAGCACAATTAGGACCTCTGATCACTCAACTTTTGTATCTTCACAGAAGGCGTGTTTTAGTTGACAAGCTCAGCTCAGAATGTGAAAAAGTTTAGCTCTAAGCCTCAGGTACTGgtgcatttttcttttcttttctgcatgAACATGTCAGTAAAAATtgcagtaaaatatatttttatacatatactgtatttgtttttttttaattgatgagttttgtttattttttattgttcaatatttttgttttgcattttcttttatcttaaattaaatgttcatggctgttaaaataaaataaaataaaaaataatttggaaaataaaatttagTAAAactaaatgttaaaaagcaaaTCCAATTAAATTAAACCAGCAGTCTGTGAGGTAGCGGATTTaatcataattttaaaaaaaaatgtaaataataaaaaatgaataacaaaatcaaatcaaaggcATGTGATCCAGAAGACTTCAGGTGAGAATAAGAAGATTTCATTGAaatctcgctcgaagtcagctgggataggctccagcatacggaGGATAAACTGCATagaagatggttggatggatggatgttctaccatctgaaatgaaatatttatggactgtatattaaaataatttttaaaaatatcatgggaagggcaaagcttgagaaaaaaaagaagaaaaaatattatgtcTCCTGCTAAGttaatttaaattaatgttTAGTTCATATGGTTAGTCTGTGGTGAGCATAAAACTTCACAAAATGGTTCCCAGAACTGCCGTTAGAGGTTTGGCAGTAAGGAAGGAGCCTGAGAGAAGGTTCACTATGCCCATCCTTTGAAAACCCCTGTAATATCATACATTAATGCATTAGTCTTTAACTGTGAGTCTTGCTGTTACCTGCTTGTTGGACAGGAAGTAGATGATGGGGTTGTACACAGGGCTGGTCTTGGCAAAGTACATGGGCATGGTGGCCACCAGTGGAGGGATGTAGAGTTGAGGATtcagcaccaccaccacagACAACACGGTGTAAGGCAGCCAGCACACAAAGAAGGCCACAACCATAGCCAGGACCATGATGGTGGCGTGATTGTTCTCCTTCTGCAAAGAACAACCCAACTCCACCTCCACACTCCTGTTCAACTGAGAAGAACACACATTTACCTTTACCATCCATGAGATGGTCATGAGAGGTTTGCGTGGTTTGTGATGTGAGAGAGAACCTTTTTCATGGATGTGAGCACTCTGGAGTAGCAGTAGATGATGACAGCCACCGGGAGCAGGAAGCACATGAGGGTATACATGATGAGGTAACTGTAGTTGCTCCACGACCTCTCCTCCCAGGACAGAGAGCAGGACGTCTGCACCCCCTCGGGCCCGTAGCCGCTCCAGCCCAGCAAGGGTCCCACGGCCCAGAACAAACAGAAGACCCAGACAAAGAGAAGGCTCTTTATGCTTCTCCTCATCTTCAGTTTGAAGCCGGCTTGTGGCTTGCACACCACGTTGTAGCGCTCATACGCCAGCAGGGTCAATGTGCACAATGACACCAAACCTGCACAGGATAATAACAATCATTTTTGATATTCATGTAAGaatatgtgtattattgtggttgtagtttgcagtgctgTAGCAATGAGAGCTGTATTTGATATTTTAGCCCTCTCAAGTATACTGTAACTGTAAATGGTAGAAAAATACAGCATTATTCATTTatagtattatttattaaaatgtatattaataCATAAGCaatgatttttaaattaaatcattacatttatattgtactgtatagaATAAAATACACTGCATCCAAAATGTACTGTATCCAAAAGTGCCTTGATTATATTACCTCGTACCTTGATTAGTACCTTGATTAGCATAGTAACTTATTACTTCATTACATATGGTTGTATTATAATTTAgatttacattgaatgcttaATCTATATAGTCGAAAAGTGAATCGAAATaacttttatgttatcattacatGTCATTAAATGTTACTGTACtcttattatacatttttattatatatactgtatacaaaagTGCATTGAAATAGTTATcataaaatatgaatgtattATTCTTATGTAATTGTTATTCACTATACTGAATACATCATTGTTATtggattattatttataatttattatacatttttattctatATACCTGAATGATCAGCTCTTAATGACCAGAACATAACCTTATAATTTTTCCCACTTTGTGACTTACTATTATGAGTATAagtatttaaaatgatttttattattattaatatcgtTCTGTTTTGtgatttcatttcatattttttcacatGGTTCTACTGCTTCATAGTAGCTACTAACACACTCTTAGAGTTAAGCCCTAAATTGAAGGGCAACTGTTGAGTTAAATTGAATTTTAAGATTACTAATGTGTATGTTTTAGATAGAAATTACACAAATATGGCAAAAGAAAGTGTAGATATTAATTGAAAAGATTTCAAAACATCAGACTGATgtttgtggttgtggttgtgtGCAGAACCACTCACCAAAGTAGTTGACAGCAAACCCCTGGAAGACGCAGATGGCATGTCCCATGAAGAAGGAGCCGTGATAGTTTGTTATGGTGACCACCAGCGAGCCACACAGGCCAATCATGAGGTCAGACACGGCCAAGCTCAGGATGAACACGTTCATGGGGTGCAGCAGAGATGAGTTCTTCAGGGACACGGTGATCACCAGGCCGTTGTTGAACACCGTCAGGATGGTGTTGATGAACATGAGGAAAGAGATGATGCTGTAGCCCACACGGGGGAAGATTGTGGGTGCTATCTCGGAGCTCCACTGTGTGCTGTTGCTGTCCATGGCGCCTGAATGTAGTGACTGTTGAGCTCGAAGTGGGAACATCCTGTGTCAGCCTGCTTGATCTTATCATTTGTGATCCAAGCTTTTCTCCATGGTGCATCTGCCTGATAGATGCATTACAATAAATTGGATCCTAACAGGATTTGAAgggggatttaaaaaaaaaaaaaactcataaacCTGCAGCCAAAATGTAAATTGGAAAGTGGGGAACGTATCTTTGACAAGCACAAATGTCATTACGGTAGTTCACTGAGTGGAAACTGAGAGCCATCCCTACAACATGCTATTGTGTTCAGGGTCACCACTGTTGACTTATCAGCATGCCTTCACACTTTGGGAAAAATGGAAATACTTCAGATTTGCAAACACACATAGGTATCCAATTGGATTGTGCTTGTGTAATTTCTACTCACAGCCATTAGGGGGCTTATCTGCACACGGTGCAGGGACTGGTACAATATGTTGTGATGTATTAACCAGCATTATCATCCTCAATTCATTCACTGCTTTGGCATTTGGGCTACACAACGTTATTCTAATATCATTTCTGATGAAATAGTTCAGATTATAAAAAAGACACATAGAGCTTGCTGAAAAG from Dunckerocampus dactyliophorus isolate RoL2022-P2 chromosome 5, RoL_Ddac_1.1, whole genome shotgun sequence encodes the following:
- the LOC129181694 gene encoding pinopsin-like produces the protein MDSNSTQWSSEIAPTIFPRVGYSIISFLMFINTILTVFNNGLVITVSLKNSSLLHPMNVFILSLAVSDLMIGLCGSLVVTITNYHGSFFMGHAICVFQGFAVNYFGLVSLCTLTLLAYERYNVVCKPQAGFKLKMRRSIKSLLFVWVFCLFWAVGPLLGWSGYGPEGVQTSCSLSWEERSWSNYSYLIMYTLMCFLLPVAVIIYCYSRVLTSMKKLNRSVEVELGCSLQKENNHATIMVLAMVVAFFVCWLPYTVLSVVVVLNPQLYIPPLVATMPMYFAKTSPVYNPIIYFLSNKQFRDATLEMLSCGRYIPHGSSTGVSISMTPVTRRSQLISCSGRINRQSKVLPL